One part of the Saprospiraceae bacterium genome encodes these proteins:
- a CDS encoding sulfatase-like hydrolase/transferase, translating into MKNHYIKNNTIIVLWSDHGMHMGEKENWEKFTLWERSLRAPLFFMVPGITEAGSSTHVPVGTIDIFPTLAELIGEKTPSYCDGESLVPMFKDKAFNHKPVLSTYELKDSINDKPYDAYTIRTERYRYIYYPPSGLEELYDHDIDKNEWNNIAYKPGNNKLIIDLRGLLLQQVPNLTWSNNVPKGYKLLEDGTIQKLNYIPLEYLKQIKWWL; encoded by the coding sequence TTGAAAAATCACTATATAAAAAATAATACAATTATTGTGTTGTGGTCTGATCATGGTATGCACATGGGCGAGAAAGAAAACTGGGAAAAATTTACTCTTTGGGAAAGATCTTTGCGAGCCCCTTTATTCTTTATGGTCCCGGGTATTACCGAGGCAGGATCATCAACCCATGTACCGGTTGGAACAATTGATATCTTTCCAACTTTGGCTGAACTCATTGGTGAAAAGACCCCTTCATATTGCGATGGGGAGAGCCTTGTACCTATGTTTAAAGATAAAGCCTTTAACCATAAACCAGTCCTTTCTACTTATGAATTAAAAGATTCTATAAATGATAAGCCATACGATGCATATACTATTCGAACCGAGCGATATCGCTATATTTATTACCCTCCCAGTGGATTGGAAGAGCTCTATGACCATGATATTGATAAAAATGAATGGAACAATATTGCATACAAACCTGGTAATAACAAATTGATTATTGATCTGAGAGGGCTATTATTGCAGCAAGTTCCAAATTTAACCTGGAGCAACAATGTGCCTAAAGGATATAAGTTACTAGAAGACGGCACCATTCAGAAGCTGAATTATATACCATTAGAATATTTAAAACAGATAAAGTGGTGGTTGTAA